The sequence TCCGGGTCAAATACAACGCTTTCATAATAGCCGTCGCCCGTTCGACGGGGTTCGCCTACTATAGAGTATCCATCGGCTCGTAATCGTTCGGTCAATGCATCGACGGCTGCTTCGCTACCAACGGATATGGCAAAATGGGTGAGGCCTATAAATTGAGCGAATGCATTATTAAGCGTCTCCGGAATACCGGGCATCTGCATGATCTCCAGCCGCGGGCCACCCTCGGGAAATGTCAGAAAATAAGACGAAAACCCTTTCGTTACATTGCTGTATTTTTCGTTGGAAACGACGTCAAAA comes from Spirosoma aureum and encodes:
- a CDS encoding VOC family protein, producing the protein MHIEHLAIWVRNLEQMRHFYETYFDVVSNEKYSNVTKGFSSYFLTFPEGGPRLEIMQMPGIPETLNNAFAQFIGLTHFAISVGSEAAVDALTERLRADGYSIVGEPRRTGDGYYESVVFDPELNRIEITA